TCCTGGAACGCGACGGACGGGACTACCTCGTCCTGGAGCGCGGAGACGGGCCCGGCACGTTCTTCACCAGGTACCCCCGACATCGACAGCTCATATCGATCAACAAGGTGAACACCGGATACACCGACCCCGAACTCAACCTCCGGATGGACTGGAACTCGCTGCTCAGCGACGACCCGGACCTGCTGTTCAGCCGGTACAGCGAGGAGTACTTCCCCCAGGCCGACGACTTCGTACGTTATCTGGCCGACTTCGCCGACCGTACCGGCGTCCGTGTCGCGTACGGCACCGACGTCGTCCGGGTCTCCCGAGCGGACGGCGTCTTCACGGTCCGCGACGCCGCCGGTCAGGACCGGCAGGCCCGCCGGCTCGTCGTGGCGACCGGCGTCTCCCGGCTCCACGAGCCCGCCATCCCCGGCATCGAACTGGCCGAACGGTACGACGAGTTCGACGTCGACCCGGGCTCCTTCACCAACCAGCGCGTGCTGGTCGTCGGCAAGGGCAACTCCGCCTTCGAGACCGCCGAAGCCCTCATGGCGAAGGCCGCGGTCATCCACGTGGCCGGACCGCACTCGCTCAAGATGGCCTGGAAGACGCACTTCGTCGGGCATCTGCGCGCGGTGAACAACAACTTCCTGGACAGCTACCAGCTCAAGTCGCAGAACGCAGTCCTGGACGGCACCGTGGAGAACATCGACAAGACGTCCGACGGCAGGTTCCGGGTCACCTTCCGCTATGCCCGCACCACGGAACGCCTGCGCGAACTGCTCTACGACCGGATCATCCTGTGCGCCGGATTCCGCTTCGACGCCGACGCCTTCGACGAGACCTGCCGCCCCGCCCTCGTCATCGACGGGCGCTTCCCCGAACAGAACTCCGCCTACGAGTCGGTCAACGTGCCGGACCTGCACTTCGCCGGCACGCTGACCCAGCAGCGCGACTTCAAGAAGGGCACCAGCGGCTTCGTCCACGGCTTCCGCTACGGGGCACGCGCCCTGTACCGCGTCCTCGGTGCCCGCCACCACGGCGAACCCTGGCCCTCCCGGCCGCTCGCCACGGCACCGGAGGCGATCGCCGACGCCGTCGTCGCCCGCGTCAACCGGTCCTCCGCCCTGTGGCAGCAGTTCGGAGTCCTCGGCGACGTGATCACGGTGGACGCGGACCGCGTCACCCACCAGGAGGAGGTCCCGCTGGAGTACGTCGCCGACGGCTGCCTCGGACCCGCCGCCCACCGGTTCGTGGTCGACCTCGAATACGGGGCCGACCACGACGGCGTCGATCCGTTCGACGTCACCGTCCCGCGGGTGACCGAGAACGACGTCGAGCACGCGATGGACTCCAGCTATCTCCACCCCGTCGTACGCCACTACCGCGACGGAGTCCTGAGCGCCACCCACCATCTGGCGGAGAACCTGGAGAACGAGTGGGACGTCCCGGAGGTCCACCGGCAGCCGCTCGCGGCGTTCGTCAAGGCCTGCCTTGACTGAGCAGTTCCCCGGCCGGGTCCTGGACCTGCTCGACGCGGCAGGCCGCCGTCCGGTCTTCGAGCACGCCGGCCGGGCGGTCTCCGCGGCCGAACTCCTCGGGACCGTACGACGCGTGACCCACGGGCTGCGCGTGCGGGGCATCGGACCCGGTGACGGGGTCGCCCTGCGGCTCGGCGTGAGCCCCGAGGCGTTCGCCGCGATCGTCGCGGCGCACGTCGTCGGTGCCCGCGTCGTAGGCGTGCGTCCCGGCCTGACGGTACGTCAGCGGTGGCATCTGCTCGCGGACACGGCCTTCACGGTCACCGACCGGCCGGACGGCGCGGACACCGACCGGCAGGGGCCCGGGAAGGTCCTCGCGCTGGCCGACCTGCTGGTGGCGCGGGACGACGGCGTGCGGCCGACGCCGTCGGCCGGGCCGCGGGACATCGCCCGGCTCATCCACACCAGCGGCAGCACCGGCGTCCCGAAGGCCTGCGTACAGACCTACGCGGCGATGACCGGTGCCTGGGCGCTCCGGCCGGACGCCTGGCCGCCCGCCGTGCGGGCGCTCGCCGCACGGCTGGACCGCTTCCTGGTGTTCGGCACCCTGGCCAGCCAGGTGATGATGGAGTACGGCCTCCTCGCCCTCGCCGCCGGCGGCACCCTGGTCACCGTCGAACCGCCGAGTTTTCCCGACAGCATCGAGCGGCACCGCGCGACCGCGAGCGTCATCACGGTGGCCGGCCTGCGAAGACTCACGGCGGCCCAGCGCGCGTCGCCCGCCGACCTCGGCAGCCTGCGTGCCCTGATGGTGTCCGGCTCCCCGCTGGAGCCGGGGCGGCTCCGCGAGGCCTCCGAAGTGCTCGGCCCGGTCGTCTTCCACGGGTACGGCCAGACCGAGACCGGCATGATCTCGATGGCCACCCCGGAGGACGAGCCGGGTTCGCTCGGCGTGCCGCCCGTCGACCTGGAGATCAGGGACACCTCGGGCCGCCCCGTCCCGCCGGGCACCGACGGTGAACTCCACGTCCGGACGCCGGGACAGAGCGTCGGCTACTGGGGGGAACCCGCCCTCACCGCCGAGGTGTTCGTCGACGGCTGGGTGCGCACCCGCGACCTGGGCCGGCTCGACCCCGGGGGCCGGCTGTGGCTGACCGGCAGGACCCGCGACGTGATCATCGTCAACGCGAACGTCTACTACGCCGGACCCGTCGAACGACTCCTCGCCACCCATCCCTCGGTCGCCGAGGCGTACGTCGTCGGCGTCCCCGACGACGACACGGGCGAAGCGGTGCACGCCTTCGTCGTACCTGCCGAGGGACGCACCCCGGACCTGTGCGAACTGCGCGCGCTGGTCACGGCGAACCTGGAGGAGGCGAGCGCGCCGACCCGGCTGACCCTCATCCGGGAAATACCGGTCACGCCCGGCGGGAAGCCGGACAAGAGGCGGCTGGCCGCCGGAGGATAGCCGCGGTTCCACCTGGCCCGGCTCCGCGGGCATCAGCGCTGCTCGGTGAGTTCGGGTGCGGCGGGCCGCACCTCCTCGCTCGGCCCGAACCGTTCGTGCGCCCGGCGCAGTCGCCCCGGCGCCCACCACGCGCGCCGGCCCAGCAGGGCCGTGGTCGCGGGGACGGGCAGCATCCGGACGAACGTCGCGTCGATCAGCACGGCGAGGGTCAGTCCGAGACCGCGCTCGCCGTCCTCGTGCTGTTCGCCGCGTTGTCGACGACGTACGGGTCGGCCGTGCGCAGGCGGGCGACGGCAGGAGCGATCCAGGGAGACACGGACGAGCCGGACGAGCCGGGTGAGGCGGTCGAGGCAGGCATGGGCGGCTCCTCGGGGACGGGGCGGTGCCAGTATCGGCGCGGGGCCCGGGCCGCGTCCTCACCGGTGAGAGGGATGTCGATCGGCTCCCACCGCGGGTGAACCGCGTGTGGCCGGTCATCCTCCCGGCGGCTCCGGCTGCCACCCCAGTGCCCGGGAGATCCCGCGGGCGGCCAGCCGTACCGCCGGTATCAACGCCGGTGTCTGCGCCCCGCGTTCGGGTACCACGACCGAGACCGCCGCGGTCACCGGTCCGCCCGGCCCGCGCACCGGTGCGGCCACCGACAGGGCGTCCTCAGTGATCTGACGGTCACTCACCACTACTCCGGAGCGCCGGACTTCGGCGAGTACCCGGCGCAGTGCGGCCGGGTCCGTGAGGGTGTGCGGGGTGAAGCCGGCGAGCGGTCCGCCGCAGTATGTCTCCTGGAACGCCGGTTCGCAGTGGGCGAGCAGCGCGAGTCCCACCCCGGTCGCGTGCAGCGGCCAGCGCGCGCCCACCTGGATCTTCACGCCGACGGCCGAACGGCCCGAGATCCACTCGATGTAGACGACCTCGGAGCCGTCGCGCACGGCCAACTGCACGTTCTCGTGCGTGGCTTCGTACAGGTCCTCCAGGTACGGCAGCGCGATCTGCCGCAGCGCGAGCCCGCGCGGCGAGAGCGCCGCCAGCTCCCACAGCCGCAGGCCCACGTGGTAGATCCCGTCCGCGTCACGCTCCAGGGCGCCCCAGTCGCCGAGCGCGCCCACGAGCCGGTGCGCGGTGGTGAGGGAGAGCCCGGCCCGGCGGCTGATCTCCGTGAGGGAGAGCGCCGGGTGGCCGTGGTCGAAGGCGGCGAGCACGGCCAGCAGACGGTCGGCCGCGGACAGGGGGGTCATGGGCCGCGCCGTTCTACGCGCCGGAGTCGAGCTCGGTCTCGGCGACGCGCCGCAGCAGCGCGTGCAGGATCTCCCGCTCGGCGGGGTCGAGCGGCCCGAGCAGGCCGTCCGTGACGCGCAGCCCCGCCTCGTCGGTGTCGCGCAGGAAGGCGCGTCCGTCCCCGGTCAGTACGACGGTGCGGCTGCGGCGGTCGTCGGGGGAGGGGCGGCGCTCGGCGAACCCCAGCTTCTCCAGGTCGTCGACCAGGCCGACGATCGCGCTCGGGTCGTAGCCGAGCCGCGCGCTCAGTTCCCGCTGGAGCGCCCCCTCGGAGGTGGCCAGGAAGCGCAGCAGCGCGTAGTGCCGCAGCCGCAGCCCGGACTCCTGGAGGAACGAGTTGAACATCTGACCCGAGCGCAGGCCCATCCGGTACAGCAGATAGCCGGTGTCCGCGTGCAGCCCGCGCATCCACGGTTCCTGGGCGTCGATCGGCGCGGCATCCGCGGGCGAGGGGTCGGTGGCATGCGGCTGGCGGGCGATGGCGGGCTCCCTGGTCGTGGCCCGGACACGGGCCGGGCACTGCGTCCGTACGGGACCAGCATGGCGCACAGCTCGGTCGGCAACAACTATTGACGTCGACAACTATTGTCCTTAGCTTCGATTCCGCGCCCCGGACGCCGGTCGCCGGCCGGCCGTTCCGCCTCCCGAAGGGACCCCCTGTGCCCAGCATCGATCTCACCGGCAAGGCCGCCGTCGTCACGGGCTCCGGCCGTGGCCTCGGCCTGGCCTACGCGCACGCCCTGGCCGCCGCCGGCGCCTCGGTGGTCGTCAACGACGTGGACGAGGCCGTCGCCGAACAGGCCGTCGAGGCGATCACCCGCGCGGGCGGCACGGCCGTGGCCGAGGTGGTCGCGGTCGGCACCGCCGAGGCCGCGGACCGCCTGGTGGGCCGCGCGGTCGCGGAGTTCGGCCGCCTCGACGTCCTGGTCACCAACGCGGGCATCCTGCGCGACAGGGTGCTGTGGAAGATGACCGACGACGACTTCGACGCGGTGCTCACCACCCATCTGAAGGGCACCTTCACCTGCGCCCGCGCCGCCGCCGTACGCATGCGGGAGCAGGGCGGGGGCGGCACGCTGATCCTCGTCGGCTCACCGGCCGGGCAGCGCGGCAACTTCGGACAGACCAACTACTCCGCCGCCAAGGCGGGCATCGCCGCCATGGCCCGTACCTGGTCGATGGAGCTGGGGCGCGCGGGCATCACCGTCAACGCGATCGTGCCGGTGGCCGCGACCGCGATGACCGAGACCATTCCGGCCTTCGCGCCCTACATCGAGGCCATGAGACGCGGCGAACCGCTGCCCGACCTCCTGCGCAAGGGCGAGGGCTTCGGCACCCCCGAGGACTGCGCGGCCCTCGTCCCCTTCCTGGCCTCCGAGGCCGCCCGCGGGGTGACCGGCCAGGCCATCGGCATCGGCGGCGACAAGGTGACCCTGTGGTCCCACCCCCAGGAGATCCGAGCGGCGTACGCGGACGGCGGCTGGACGCCCGAAGCACTCGCCGAGGTCTGGCACACCTCGGTCGGCGCCGAACCGCAGACGGTCGGCATCCCCGCGCCCGTGCTCGCGGCCAAGGCTCCGGAGGCGTCATGACCGCCGCGATGGACATCGACGACCTGGTCGCCATCGACGTACACACCCATGCCGAAGTCTCCTCCAAGGGCACGTCCTCCCTCACCGAGGACCTGCACGCGGCGTCCAGCGCCTACTTCAAGGTCGAGGGCGAGCGGAAACCGACCCTGGAGGAGACGGCCGCGTACTACCGGGAGCGCAGGATGGCCGCCGTGATCTTCACGGTCGACGCCGAGTCCGCGACCGGCACCGAACCCGTCCCGAACGAGGAGGTCGCCGAGGCCGCCGCCGCCAACCCGGACGTGCTGATCCCGTTCGCCTCCGTCGACCCCTTCCGCGGGAAGGCGGGAGTGCGACGGGCCCGCCGGCTGGTGGAGGAGTACGGGGTGAAGGGCTTCAAGTTCCACCCGAGCATCCAGGGCTTCTTCCCCAACGACCGCTCCGTGGCGTACGAGTTGTACGAGGTCATCGAGGAGGCCGGCGCCATCGCCCTCTTCCACACGGGGCAGACCGGCATCGGCGCGGGCGTGCCCGGCGGGGGCGGCATCCGCCTCAAGTACTCCAACCCGCTGCACGTCGACGACGTGGCGGCGGACTTCCCGCATCTGAAGATCATCCTGGCGCATCCGTCCTTCCCCTGGCAGGACGAGGCCCTCGCGGTCGCCACCCACAAGCCGGGCGTCCACATCGACCTGTCCGGCTGGTCGCCGAAGTACTTCCCGCCGCAGCTCGTGCAGTACGCGAACACCCTGCTCAAGGACAAGGTGCTGTTCGGCTCCGACTACCCGGTCCTCACCCCGGACCGCTGGCTCGCCGACTTCGCGAAGCTGCCCGTCAAGGAGGAGGTCCGGCCGAAGATCCTCAAGGAGAACGCCGCCCGGCTGCTCGGCCTCACCACGCCCTGACCGGACACACCGAGCCCCGAGGGGTATGGCATGCGCAACGAGGGACTGGGGTCGTGGCCCGCCCGCCGGGCCCGCAAGACCCCCCACCGCACCGCCCTGATCCACCACGGCACGACCCTCACGTACGGCGGCCTGTACGAGCGCACCACCCGCCTCGCCCACGCGCTGCGCGCCTGCGGGGTGCGCCACGGCGACCGGATCGCCTACCTCGGCCCCAACCACCCCTCCTATCTGGAGACGCTGTTCGCGGCGGGCACGCTCGGCGCGGTCTTCGTCCCGCTCAACACCCGCCTCGCCGGACCCGAGATCGCCTACCAGCTCGAAGACTCCGGCGCGGAGGTCCTCGTGCACGGGCCGGCGTCCGAGGGGCTGATCGCCGGCCTGCCGGACACCTGCGATGTGCGTACGTACGTCGAAGTGGGCGCCGACTACGAGCGGTTGCTCGCCTCGGCCTCCGGCGGAGCGATCGACGAACCCGTCACGGCCGACGACACCTGCGTCATCATGTACACCTCGGGCACGACGGGCCGCCCCAAGGGCGCGATGCTCACCCACGGCAACCTCACCTGGAACGCCGTCAACGTCCTGGTCGACCAGGACCTGATCGCGGACGAACGGGCACTGGTGTCGGCCCCGTTGTTCCACACGGCCGGGCTCAACATGCTCACCCTGCCCGTCCTCCTCAAGGGCGGTACCTGTGTCCTGGTCGAGACCTTCGACCCGGCGGCCACCCTCGGCCTGATCGAACGGCACCGGATCACCTTCATGTTCGGCGTGCCCACCATGTTCGAGCAGGTGGCCCGCCAGCCGGGCTGGGCCGACGCCGACCTGTCCTCGCTGCGCATGCTCAGCTGCGGCGGCTCACCCGTACCGACCCCGCTCATCGCCGCCTACCAGCGGCGCGGCCTCACCTTCCTCCAGGGCTACGGCATGACCGAGACCTCGCCCGGTGCGCTCTTCCTGGACGCCGAGCACGCGGTGGCCAAGGCGGGCTCGGCGGGCGTGCCGCACTTCTTCAGCGACGTGCGGGTGGTACGGACGGGCCTCACCCCGCACGACGTCGCCGAAGCCGCCGAAGCCGGCGCGGGCGTCGGGGTCGGCGAGACCGGCGAGATCGTCGTCCGCGGGCCCCATGTCATGTCCGGCTACTGGAAGTTGCCCGACGAGACCGCGGCCGTCCTCAGCGACGGCTGGTTCCGCAGCGGGGACGCCGCCCGGATCGACGAGGACGGCTACGTGACCGTCGTCGACCGCATCAAGGACATGATCATCTCGGGTGGCGAGAACGTCTATCCCGCCGAGATAGAGGACCGGCTCCTCGCCCACCCCGGTGTCGCCGAGTGCGCGGTCATCGGCGTGCCCGACGAGAAGTGGGGCGAGGTGCCGCGCGCGGTCGTCGTACCGCGCGAGGGCGTCGAGCTGGACCCCGACGAGGTCCTCGCGTCCCTCACCGGGCACCTCGCCAAGTACAAGATCCCGAAGTCGGTGGTGCTCGCGGACGAACTGCCGCGGACGGCCTCCGGCAAGCTGCTCAAATCCCGTGTCCGCCGCCGGTACGGGACCGATTCCCCCTAGGGAGAGCCATATGACGATCACGGTGAACGGTGTCGACGAACTCAGGAAACTCGTCGGGGGCGACCTCGGCACGAGCGAGTGGATCGAGGTCACGCAGGAGCGCGTCAACACCTTCGCCGAGGCGACGGGGGACCACCAGTGGATCCACGTGGACGTGGAGAAGGCGGCGCGGGGGCCGTTCGGGGCGCCCATCGCGCACGGGTATCTCACCCTGTCGCTGTTCATCCCGCTCTTCACCGGGCTGCTGGACGTCCGGGGGGTGACCACGAAGGTCAACTACGGGCTGAACAAGGTGCGCTTTCCCTCGCCGGTGAAGGTGGGTTCGCGCATACGGCTCGTCGCGAAGCTCGCGGAGGTCCTGGACGTG
This sequence is a window from Streptomyces ortus. Protein-coding genes within it:
- a CDS encoding IclR family transcriptional regulator; the protein is MTPLSAADRLLAVLAAFDHGHPALSLTEISRRAGLSLTTAHRLVGALGDWGALERDADGIYHVGLRLWELAALSPRGLALRQIALPYLEDLYEATHENVQLAVRDGSEVVYIEWISGRSAVGVKIQVGARWPLHATGVGLALLAHCEPAFQETYCGGPLAGFTPHTLTDPAALRRVLAEVRRSGVVVSDRQITEDALSVAAPVRGPGGPVTAAVSVVVPERGAQTPALIPAVRLAARGISRALGWQPEPPGG
- a CDS encoding NAD(P)-binding domain-containing protein, with the protein product MVRDYLIIGAGPAGLQLAALLERDGRDYLVLERGDGPGTFFTRYPRHRQLISINKVNTGYTDPELNLRMDWNSLLSDDPDLLFSRYSEEYFPQADDFVRYLADFADRTGVRVAYGTDVVRVSRADGVFTVRDAAGQDRQARRLVVATGVSRLHEPAIPGIELAERYDEFDVDPGSFTNQRVLVVGKGNSAFETAEALMAKAAVIHVAGPHSLKMAWKTHFVGHLRAVNNNFLDSYQLKSQNAVLDGTVENIDKTSDGRFRVTFRYARTTERLRELLYDRIILCAGFRFDADAFDETCRPALVIDGRFPEQNSAYESVNVPDLHFAGTLTQQRDFKKGTSGFVHGFRYGARALYRVLGARHHGEPWPSRPLATAPEAIADAVVARVNRSSALWQQFGVLGDVITVDADRVTHQEEVPLEYVADGCLGPAAHRFVVDLEYGADHDGVDPFDVTVPRVTENDVEHAMDSSYLHPVVRHYRDGVLSATHHLAENLENEWDVPEVHRQPLAAFVKACLD
- a CDS encoding class I adenylate-forming enzyme family protein, producing the protein MTEQFPGRVLDLLDAAGRRPVFEHAGRAVSAAELLGTVRRVTHGLRVRGIGPGDGVALRLGVSPEAFAAIVAAHVVGARVVGVRPGLTVRQRWHLLADTAFTVTDRPDGADTDRQGPGKVLALADLLVARDDGVRPTPSAGPRDIARLIHTSGSTGVPKACVQTYAAMTGAWALRPDAWPPAVRALAARLDRFLVFGTLASQVMMEYGLLALAAGGTLVTVEPPSFPDSIERHRATASVITVAGLRRLTAAQRASPADLGSLRALMVSGSPLEPGRLREASEVLGPVVFHGYGQTETGMISMATPEDEPGSLGVPPVDLEIRDTSGRPVPPGTDGELHVRTPGQSVGYWGEPALTAEVFVDGWVRTRDLGRLDPGGRLWLTGRTRDVIIVNANVYYAGPVERLLATHPSVAEAYVVGVPDDDTGEAVHAFVVPAEGRTPDLCELRALVTANLEEASAPTRLTLIREIPVTPGGKPDKRRLAAGG
- a CDS encoding MaoC family dehydratase; the encoded protein is MTITVNGVDELRKLVGGDLGTSEWIEVTQERVNTFAEATGDHQWIHVDVEKAARGPFGAPIAHGYLTLSLFIPLFTGLLDVRGVTTKVNYGLNKVRFPSPVKVGSRIRLVAKLAEVLDVPGGVQVVVDGTIEIEGVGKPAAVLQSLSRFYV
- a CDS encoding MarR family winged helix-turn-helix transcriptional regulator, whose amino-acid sequence is MRGLHADTGYLLYRMGLRSGQMFNSFLQESGLRLRHYALLRFLATSEGALQRELSARLGYDPSAIVGLVDDLEKLGFAERRPSPDDRRSRTVVLTGDGRAFLRDTDEAGLRVTDGLLGPLDPAEREILHALLRRVAETELDSGA
- a CDS encoding amidohydrolase family protein, producing the protein MDIDDLVAIDVHTHAEVSSKGTSSLTEDLHAASSAYFKVEGERKPTLEETAAYYRERRMAAVIFTVDAESATGTEPVPNEEVAEAAAANPDVLIPFASVDPFRGKAGVRRARRLVEEYGVKGFKFHPSIQGFFPNDRSVAYELYEVIEEAGAIALFHTGQTGIGAGVPGGGGIRLKYSNPLHVDDVAADFPHLKIILAHPSFPWQDEALAVATHKPGVHIDLSGWSPKYFPPQLVQYANTLLKDKVLFGSDYPVLTPDRWLADFAKLPVKEEVRPKILKENAARLLGLTTP
- a CDS encoding SDR family NAD(P)-dependent oxidoreductase, with the translated sequence MPSIDLTGKAAVVTGSGRGLGLAYAHALAAAGASVVVNDVDEAVAEQAVEAITRAGGTAVAEVVAVGTAEAADRLVGRAVAEFGRLDVLVTNAGILRDRVLWKMTDDDFDAVLTTHLKGTFTCARAAAVRMREQGGGGTLILVGSPAGQRGNFGQTNYSAAKAGIAAMARTWSMELGRAGITVNAIVPVAATAMTETIPAFAPYIEAMRRGEPLPDLLRKGEGFGTPEDCAALVPFLASEAARGVTGQAIGIGGDKVTLWSHPQEIRAAYADGGWTPEALAEVWHTSVGAEPQTVGIPAPVLAAKAPEAS
- a CDS encoding acyl-CoA synthetase, giving the protein MRNEGLGSWPARRARKTPHRTALIHHGTTLTYGGLYERTTRLAHALRACGVRHGDRIAYLGPNHPSYLETLFAAGTLGAVFVPLNTRLAGPEIAYQLEDSGAEVLVHGPASEGLIAGLPDTCDVRTYVEVGADYERLLASASGGAIDEPVTADDTCVIMYTSGTTGRPKGAMLTHGNLTWNAVNVLVDQDLIADERALVSAPLFHTAGLNMLTLPVLLKGGTCVLVETFDPAATLGLIERHRITFMFGVPTMFEQVARQPGWADADLSSLRMLSCGGSPVPTPLIAAYQRRGLTFLQGYGMTETSPGALFLDAEHAVAKAGSAGVPHFFSDVRVVRTGLTPHDVAEAAEAGAGVGVGETGEIVVRGPHVMSGYWKLPDETAAVLSDGWFRSGDAARIDEDGYVTVVDRIKDMIISGGENVYPAEIEDRLLAHPGVAECAVIGVPDEKWGEVPRAVVVPREGVELDPDEVLASLTGHLAKYKIPKSVVLADELPRTASGKLLKSRVRRRYGTDSP